One window from the genome of Kaistella carnis encodes:
- a CDS encoding DUF4199 domain-containing protein, with protein MTTVNMIKNVYSIGFVLFIATMVVFLGMYFFGMNTEYFNNSLLLNAFFMPVIYLAGAYVSVNSLRRAGIRMGFRDAFGRAFKPMFFGGFLSVIGMYLFLNFADPGAKDLLNFQYIERQKTELDAEYNKAKQFVKTPEEKAELEKKYQERKLSFSPEMIKGKDMFNFRQFTYYFAAILVFYVILSTFFASFFRSRSEL; from the coding sequence TTGACGACTGTAAATATGATTAAAAATGTCTATTCCATTGGTTTTGTGCTGTTTATTGCAACCATGGTTGTGTTCCTGGGAATGTACTTTTTCGGAATGAATACCGAATATTTTAACAATTCGCTCCTTTTAAATGCTTTTTTTATGCCCGTAATTTACCTAGCAGGTGCCTATGTTTCCGTAAATTCATTGAGAAGAGCAGGAATTCGAATGGGTTTTCGGGACGCCTTCGGCCGTGCTTTTAAACCGATGTTTTTTGGAGGATTTTTGTCTGTAATTGGAATGTATCTTTTCCTAAACTTTGCCGATCCGGGTGCGAAAGATTTATTGAATTTTCAATATATCGAAAGACAGAAAACAGAACTGGATGCTGAATATAATAAAGCCAAGCAATTTGTAAAAACTCCTGAAGAAAAGGCAGAACTTGAAAAGAAATATCAGGAAAGAAAATTAAGCTTCTCCCCGGAAATGATCAAAGGAAAGGATATGTTTAATTTTCGCCAGTTTACCTATTATTTTGCGGCAATCCTCGTATTCTATGTAATTTTATCCACCTTTTTTGCAAGTTTTTTCCGAAGCAGGTCAGAACTTTAG
- a CDS encoding APC family permease has protein sequence MNKKLKLWDATMLVMGSMIGSGIFIVSSDMMRNLGSGYWLIAVWVITAVMTVAAAISYGELSSMFPKAGGQYTYMTEMFGKMSGFLYGWGLFTVIQTGTIAAVAMAFGKFTAYLIPALSNSAPIFQNGGFKITWIQILAIVIILLLTYINSRGLKNGKILQDIFTSSKIIALLGIIIFGVILVKDSHWAENMSFGWNAYQDFGKDVGNTLEPTSWKSIGSVTLLGGIAAAMVGSVFSSVAWENVTFMSGEIENPKKNVVKAMVFGTVTVMLLYLFVNFVYLHALGRDGIAFADNNRPAVAASEMIFGSTGTVIMAILVMVSTFGCINGLVLAGARVFQTMAKDGLFFKSAAENNKNDVPGKSLWMQGTWACLLALSGQYGDLLDMISFIIVLFYMVTVFGVIWMRIKKPTMERPYKTWLYPVTPILYLLIGTAFCVLLIIFKPQYTWPGFILILLGLPVYWFVNRKKVDR, from the coding sequence ATGAACAAAAAACTAAAACTTTGGGATGCCACCATGTTGGTTATGGGATCCATGATTGGAAGCGGAATTTTTATCGTAAGCTCCGACATGATGAGGAATTTGGGTTCCGGTTACTGGTTGATTGCCGTATGGGTTATTACCGCTGTAATGACCGTGGCAGCTGCGATTTCGTATGGTGAACTTTCTTCTATGTTTCCAAAAGCGGGCGGACAATACACCTACATGACGGAAATGTTTGGCAAAATGTCGGGCTTTCTATATGGTTGGGGCTTATTTACGGTCATACAAACAGGCACTATTGCTGCAGTAGCAATGGCTTTCGGAAAATTTACAGCCTATCTTATTCCGGCATTGAGTAATTCTGCACCAATTTTTCAAAATGGTGGTTTTAAAATTACCTGGATCCAGATTTTAGCGATCGTTATAATTTTATTACTGACTTACATTAATTCCCGAGGGCTAAAAAATGGAAAAATACTTCAGGATATTTTTACATCCTCCAAAATCATAGCATTACTCGGAATAATTATTTTCGGAGTTATTCTCGTCAAAGATTCCCATTGGGCAGAAAACATGAGTTTCGGCTGGAATGCATATCAGGATTTTGGTAAGGATGTCGGCAATACTTTAGAACCTACCAGTTGGAAATCCATTGGAAGCGTCACTCTTTTGGGCGGTATTGCCGCAGCCATGGTTGGATCTGTTTTCAGTTCTGTGGCTTGGGAAAATGTAACTTTTATGTCAGGGGAAATTGAAAATCCTAAAAAAAATGTGGTGAAAGCGATGGTTTTTGGAACCGTTACCGTCATGCTTTTATACCTTTTCGTGAACTTCGTATACCTTCATGCGTTAGGTCGCGACGGGATCGCGTTTGCCGATAACAACCGTCCGGCAGTTGCAGCTTCTGAGATGATTTTTGGAAGTACGGGAACGGTCATCATGGCCATTTTGGTCATGGTTTCAACATTTGGCTGTATTAATGGTTTGGTTTTAGCAGGCGCGAGGGTTTTTCAGACCATGGCAAAAGATGGTTTATTTTTTAAATCAGCCGCAGAAAATAATAAAAATGATGTTCCCGGTAAATCCCTCTGGATGCAGGGAACTTGGGCTTGTCTCCTGGCACTTTCCGGGCAATACGGCGACTTGCTCGACATGATTTCGTTTATTATCGTTTTGTTTTATATGGTCACCGTTTTCGGTGTTATTTGGATGAGGATAAAAAAACCAACCATGGAAAGACCTTACAAAACCTGGCTTTATCCTGTTACTCCGATTCTCTATTTGCTCATCGGAACCGCTTTTTGTGTTCTCTTAATCATTTTCAAACCACAATATACGTGGCCCGGATTCATCCTTATTTTGCTGGGCCTACCGGTTTATTGGTTTGTCAACAGAAAGAAAGTCGACAGATAA
- a CDS encoding GIN domain-containing protein, giving the protein MKNLIYIVLILSLFSCGKVSPKGDITSKDVMVEDFVNLNLEGNFRAFYVKSDSSFVNVETYKNVGDNLKIKVKDKTLSVSEGRKTEGVDFYNITIYSKYNVEQISMSQSVELNVSSEIKTDNFKLNLKNNAKFIGSVNSRRAEVEMTQKSRANFLGKTKDAVLKISDTASIIAPYWTIENLNIDSKNGNYAELNVKDSLKGSIKNTAKLTYYNDPISAIKIDETATVQNKELD; this is encoded by the coding sequence ATGAAGAATTTAATTTATATCGTTCTTATTTTAAGTTTATTTTCTTGTGGAAAAGTTTCGCCAAAGGGTGATATTACTAGCAAGGACGTGATGGTCGAAGATTTTGTTAATCTTAATCTGGAAGGCAACTTCAGGGCATTCTATGTGAAAAGTGACAGCAGTTTTGTGAATGTTGAAACGTATAAAAATGTTGGTGATAATTTGAAAATTAAAGTAAAAGACAAAACGTTGTCGGTGTCTGAAGGCCGTAAAACGGAAGGTGTTGATTTCTATAATATTACGATCTATTCGAAATATAATGTAGAACAAATTTCGATGTCCCAATCTGTGGAATTGAATGTTTCAAGCGAAATTAAGACCGATAATTTTAAACTTAATTTGAAAAATAACGCTAAATTTATTGGATCGGTTAATTCCAGAAGAGCAGAAGTTGAAATGACTCAAAAAAGTCGTGCAAACTTTTTAGGAAAAACCAAAGATGCAGTTTTGAAAATCTCTGATACCGCAAGTATTATTGCGCCATACTGGACGATTGAAAATTTAAATATTGATTCGAAGAATGGAAATTATGCAGAGCTGAATGTAAAAGATTCTTTAAAAGGAAGCATTAAAAATACAGCAAAACTGACCTATTATAATGACCCGATTAGTGCCATAAAAATAGATGAAACGGCAACTGTTCAAAATAAAGAATTAGACTAA
- a CDS encoding metal-dependent hydrolase — protein MKIKFLGQNCFLFTYKGKNILSDPFYNYQKEKSGFDISAQKIDYVLITHAHGDHIADVKEVLQHHPEASVIGQPEICGYFGHPNSIDINFGGSAKIDDLKISMVPASHTSSFPDGTYGGEPAGYIFRLPGKNIYFAGDTGVMADMEMFPKLFGNIDLAILPVGSHYTMCARKASFAAAELLKTKKVIGCHFDTFPPIEINHEEAYQLFSERNIEFTLPKLGEDFEI, from the coding sequence ATGAAAATAAAATTTCTCGGACAAAACTGTTTTTTGTTCACTTACAAAGGAAAAAATATATTATCAGATCCTTTTTATAATTATCAGAAAGAGAAATCCGGTTTTGATATTTCTGCCCAGAAAATCGATTACGTATTGATTACACATGCACACGGCGATCACATTGCTGATGTCAAAGAAGTCCTGCAACATCATCCGGAAGCGTCTGTAATTGGGCAACCGGAGATCTGTGGATACTTTGGTCACCCGAATTCTATTGATATTAATTTCGGTGGTTCTGCGAAGATTGATGATTTAAAAATATCTATGGTTCCCGCAAGTCATACGAGTTCTTTTCCTGATGGAACTTATGGTGGGGAACCTGCTGGCTACATTTTCAGATTGCCAGGAAAGAATATTTATTTTGCTGGCGATACCGGAGTAATGGCCGATATGGAAATGTTCCCGAAACTATTTGGTAACATCGATTTAGCAATACTTCCTGTTGGCTCACATTATACGATGTGTGCACGTAAAGCGAGTTTTGCCGCTGCAGAATTATTAAAAACGAAGAAAGTAATTGGCTGTCATTTCGATACTTTTCCGCCGATCGAAATTAATCATGAGGAGGCGTACCAACTTTTCTCAGAAAGAAATATCGAATTCACTTTACCGAAATTAGGGGAGGATTTTGAAATTTAA
- the menA gene encoding 1,4-dihydroxy-2-naphthoate octaprenyltransferase has product MTDWIKAARLRTLPLSMSGIILGSFIARWRIVEEGGTWDWQIFAMALVVTLLYQILSNFANDYGDGIKGTDKLRVNEAEQRAVASGRITATQMRNAVILFSILSLIATIALLYLAFFKENLMNEFYTFVGLGVACILAAIGYTIGKKPYGYLGLGDIMVFIFFGLVSVCGSYFLFTKHFDWDILLPATAVGLLSAAVLNLNNMRDIESDAASGKKTLALRLGFKNAMVYEIILLQLPLILILVFMMMNGLHTEGKYYAFIFFILMLPMTAMRRKIMEVKEPKELDPFLKQVGIMTLTMAILVAFGLNYF; this is encoded by the coding sequence ATGACAGATTGGATCAAAGCAGCGCGGCTGCGAACATTACCGCTTTCGATGAGCGGAATAATTTTAGGTTCTTTCATCGCAAGATGGAGAATTGTTGAAGAAGGAGGAACCTGGGATTGGCAGATTTTTGCAATGGCCCTGGTTGTTACTTTACTGTACCAGATTCTCTCGAATTTTGCAAATGATTATGGCGACGGAATTAAAGGAACGGACAAACTAAGAGTCAATGAAGCTGAGCAAAGGGCCGTAGCTTCTGGAAGAATCACCGCGACACAAATGCGAAATGCAGTGATTTTATTTTCTATTCTATCTTTAATAGCCACGATTGCACTTTTGTATTTGGCTTTTTTCAAGGAAAACTTAATGAACGAATTTTACACGTTCGTTGGGTTGGGAGTTGCCTGTATTTTGGCCGCGATTGGTTATACGATTGGTAAAAAGCCTTATGGCTATTTAGGGTTGGGTGATATCATGGTATTTATCTTTTTCGGCTTGGTTTCGGTTTGTGGAAGTTATTTTCTGTTTACCAAACATTTCGATTGGGATATTTTACTACCTGCAACAGCAGTTGGTTTGTTGAGTGCAGCAGTGCTGAATCTTAATAATATGCGAGATATTGAAAGTGATGCAGCAAGTGGAAAGAAAACATTAGCCTTACGCTTAGGCTTTAAAAATGCAATGGTTTATGAAATCATCTTATTGCAATTGCCTTTAATTCTCATATTGGTATTTATGATGATGAATGGCCTGCATACAGAAGGTAAATATTACGCTTTTATCTTTTTCATATTAATGCTTCCTATGACGGCAATGAGACGAAAGATTATGGAGGTGAAAGAGCCGAAAGAGTTAGATCCATTTTTAAAACAAGTTGGTATTATGACTTTGACGATGGCAATTTTGGTTGCGTTCGGATTAAATTACTTTTAA
- a CDS encoding DUF4920 domain-containing protein, whose protein sequence is MKKLVFLFSILLATTAIAQEATMKKVGPPEGKAMVGDVYGSGVSANAEKTAITPKKLDQKLKKSAKLENVVVKGKVTEVCEKKGCWMTVETENNEKFFVKMKDYAFFVPTALVGKNVILEGSAETKVTTVNELKHYAEDAKKTQSEIDAITKPQEEISFMASGIKVVH, encoded by the coding sequence ATGAAAAAATTAGTATTCTTATTTTCTATACTATTGGCAACGACCGCAATTGCTCAGGAAGCTACCATGAAAAAAGTGGGTCCACCGGAAGGAAAAGCGATGGTTGGAGATGTATATGGTTCCGGTGTTTCCGCAAATGCGGAGAAAACTGCGATTACTCCAAAAAAACTGGATCAGAAACTAAAAAAATCTGCGAAACTGGAAAATGTTGTGGTCAAAGGAAAAGTGACTGAAGTTTGTGAAAAGAAAGGCTGTTGGATGACAGTTGAAACTGAAAACAACGAGAAGTTTTTTGTAAAGATGAAAGATTATGCCTTTTTTGTACCTACCGCTTTAGTAGGAAAAAACGTGATCTTGGAAGGAAGTGCTGAAACGAAAGTTACGACCGTAAATGAACTGAAACATTATGCGGAAGATGCAAAAAAAACTCAGTCCGAGATTGACGCCATCACAAAACCTCAAGAAGAAATCAGTTTTATGGCCAGTGGAATAAAAGTCGTACATTAA
- a CDS encoding phospho-sugar mutase: MTTLEKAKLWLTDTFDEETQKTVQEWIDTNSDELEDSFYRELEFGTGGMRGIMGVGTNRLNKYTLGQATQGLANYLHQQFPNQEIKVAIAYDVRHNSKEFGKMCADVLTANGIKVLLFKEHRPTPELSFTVRDKKCNAGIVLTASHNPPEYNGYKVYWNDGAQIVPPDDENIIKEVYSVKFSEIKFNGNDDLIEWIGPEQDDVYIDACMENSLYQNVGRDNLNIVFTSIHGTTYATVPDALKKAGFKKVDLVREQMIPSGNFPTVDSPNPEEPAALEMAMDLARITNGDIVLGTDPDGDRLGIAVRNLEGEMQLLNGNQTNTILTYYILDQWKKAGKITGKEFIGSTIVTSDIFYEIAKKFGVDCKVGLTGFKWIGKMIRDFEGKEKFVCGGEESFGFMTGDFVRDKDSCGSILLACEIAAWCKANDTTMFEYMIEIYKDLGMYYEGLVNVVRKGRTGAEEIIQMMKDFRENPPKEIAGSKVAIVKDFQEQTSLNMMTNTKSVMDDIPKSNVLIYYTEDGTKVCVRPSGTEPKIKFYVSVKDQITSKEEFKEKSASLKQKINQVKADLKL, encoded by the coding sequence ATGACAACTTTAGAAAAAGCAAAACTCTGGTTAACAGATACTTTCGATGAAGAAACACAAAAAACTGTTCAAGAATGGATCGATACTAATTCTGATGAATTAGAAGATTCTTTTTACAGAGAACTGGAATTCGGAACGGGTGGAATGCGTGGAATTATGGGTGTTGGAACCAACCGTTTAAATAAATATACGCTTGGTCAGGCAACTCAAGGTTTAGCAAATTATCTTCATCAGCAGTTTCCAAATCAGGAAATTAAAGTTGCGATTGCTTATGATGTTCGACATAACTCAAAGGAATTCGGTAAAATGTGTGCAGATGTTTTAACTGCAAACGGAATAAAAGTTTTACTATTTAAAGAACACCGTCCAACTCCTGAACTTTCTTTCACGGTGAGAGATAAGAAATGTAACGCCGGAATCGTGTTGACAGCTTCTCACAATCCGCCTGAATATAACGGTTATAAAGTTTATTGGAATGACGGAGCGCAAATCGTTCCGCCAGATGATGAGAATATTATCAAAGAAGTTTATTCGGTAAAATTCAGTGAGATTAAATTCAACGGAAACGATGATTTAATCGAATGGATTGGTCCGGAACAAGACGATGTTTACATCGATGCTTGTATGGAAAATTCTCTTTATCAAAATGTTGGCAGAGATAATTTGAATATTGTATTCACTTCGATCCACGGAACCACTTATGCAACTGTTCCTGACGCATTGAAAAAAGCCGGCTTCAAGAAAGTTGATTTGGTAAGAGAACAAATGATTCCAAGCGGAAATTTCCCAACCGTTGATTCACCAAATCCTGAAGAACCTGCGGCACTTGAAATGGCGATGGATTTAGCGAGAATTACCAATGGTGATATCGTTCTCGGAACTGATCCAGACGGAGATCGATTGGGAATTGCTGTTAGAAATCTGGAAGGTGAAATGCAGTTATTGAACGGAAATCAAACCAATACGATTTTAACGTATTATATTTTGGATCAATGGAAAAAAGCCGGCAAAATCACCGGAAAGGAATTCATCGGTTCAACGATTGTGACTTCTGATATTTTCTATGAAATTGCTAAAAAATTCGGTGTTGACTGCAAAGTTGGTTTAACCGGTTTTAAATGGATTGGTAAAATGATCCGTGATTTCGAAGGAAAAGAAAAATTCGTTTGTGGTGGCGAAGAAAGTTTCGGTTTTATGACCGGAGATTTCGTTCGAGATAAAGATTCTTGTGGTTCAATTTTATTAGCTTGCGAAATTGCAGCCTGGTGTAAAGCCAATGACACAACCATGTTCGAATATATGATCGAGATTTACAAAGACCTTGGAATGTATTACGAAGGTTTAGTAAACGTGGTTAGAAAGGGTAGAACTGGTGCTGAAGAAATTATTCAGATGATGAAAGATTTCCGTGAAAATCCACCTAAAGAAATCGCCGGTTCCAAAGTGGCGATCGTAAAAGATTTCCAGGAGCAAACCTCTTTAAATATGATGACAAATACAAAATCGGTGATGGACGATATTCCAAAATCGAATGTATTGATTTATTATACTGAAGATGGAACCAAAGTTTGTGTACGTCCGTCTGGAACAGAACCGAAAATTAAATTCTATGTTTCTGTAAAAGATCAAATTACTTCAAAAGAAGAATTTAAGGAGAAATCGGCTTCTTTAAAACAAAAAATCAATCAGGTTAAAGCAGATTTAAAATTATAA
- a CDS encoding 1,4-dihydroxy-2-naphthoyl-CoA synthase, translated as MTDWKTVKEYEDITYQKKGGVARIAINRPEVRNAFRPKTTSELYDAFYHVSEDSSVGVVLLTGEGPSPKDGGHAFCSGGDQRSRGEQGYVGEDGRHRLNILEVQRLIRFMPKVVIAVVNGWAVGGGHSLHVVCDLTLASKEHAIFKQTDADVTSFDGGYGSAYLAKMVGQKKAREIFFLGRNYSAQEAADMGMVNAVIPHAELEDTAYEWAQEILGKSPMSIRMLKFAMNLTDDGMVGQQVFAGEATRLAYMTEEAKEGRNAFLEKRKPDFGDNNWIS; from the coding sequence ATGACAGACTGGAAAACCGTCAAAGAATACGAAGATATTACATACCAAAAAAAAGGTGGAGTAGCAAGAATAGCGATTAACAGACCGGAAGTCCGCAACGCTTTTCGTCCGAAAACAACCTCGGAATTATATGATGCATTTTACCACGTTTCCGAAGATTCTTCGGTAGGCGTTGTTTTGCTGACTGGCGAAGGTCCAAGTCCGAAAGATGGCGGTCATGCTTTTTGCAGCGGCGGCGATCAGAGATCACGTGGGGAACAGGGTTATGTAGGCGAAGATGGAAGACACCGTTTAAATATTCTAGAAGTTCAGCGATTAATTCGTTTTATGCCGAAAGTTGTGATTGCTGTGGTTAATGGTTGGGCTGTTGGTGGCGGACATTCATTGCATGTGGTTTGTGATTTGACTTTAGCGAGTAAAGAGCATGCTATTTTTAAACAAACCGATGCTGATGTTACGAGTTTCGATGGTGGTTATGGTTCGGCTTATTTGGCAAAAATGGTAGGACAGAAGAAAGCCAGAGAGATTTTCTTTTTAGGACGTAATTATTCTGCGCAGGAAGCAGCAGATATGGGAATGGTGAATGCCGTAATTCCTCATGCAGAACTGGAAGATACAGCGTACGAATGGGCTCAAGAGATTTTAGGGAAATCACCAATGTCAATTCGGATGTTGAAATTCGCTATGAATTTAACAGACGACGGAATGGTGGGTCAGCAGGTTTTTGCGGGTGAAGCAACACGTTTAGCGTACATGACCGAAGAAGCAAAAGAGGGTAGAAATGCCTTCCTGGAAAAAAGAAAGCCCGACTTCGGAGATAATAACTGGATTTCGTAA
- a CDS encoding glycosyltransferase family 2 protein codes for MNLSIIIPLLNEEESLEELFSRIDNVCQSHRLSYEIWFVDDGSTDLSWSIIENLKVQHPQIHGIKFSRNYGKSQALHAAFEKASGDVVITMDADLQDFPEEIPELYAMVKTEGYDIVSGWKKKRYDNVMTKNIPSKVFNAAARSISGVYLHDFNCGLKAYKKQVVKSIDVYGDMHRYIPVLAANAGFRKITEKPVQHQARPYGTSKFGTERFVRGFLDLITLWFVSRFGGRPMHFFGAVGTVMFIVGFLSALWLGISKLIDVSQGIYGHLLTNNAWFFIALTMMIMGSLLFIAGFLGEMIIRTNRQHENYHVEEII; via the coding sequence ATGAATCTATCCATCATCATCCCTCTTCTGAACGAAGAAGAATCTCTTGAAGAACTGTTTTCAAGAATCGATAACGTTTGTCAGTCTCACCGTCTTTCCTACGAAATTTGGTTTGTAGATGATGGAAGCACCGATCTTTCCTGGAGCATCATTGAAAATTTGAAAGTACAGCACCCACAAATTCATGGGATAAAATTTTCCCGTAATTATGGCAAATCTCAAGCGTTACATGCGGCTTTTGAAAAAGCAAGTGGCGATGTTGTAATCACGATGGATGCTGACTTACAGGATTTTCCGGAAGAAATTCCGGAATTATATGCCATGGTTAAAACCGAAGGGTACGATATTGTTTCCGGCTGGAAAAAGAAAAGGTATGATAATGTAATGACCAAGAATATTCCGTCCAAAGTCTTCAACGCAGCGGCCAGAAGTATTTCTGGAGTTTACCTTCATGATTTTAATTGTGGGTTAAAAGCCTACAAAAAGCAGGTCGTAAAATCAATTGATGTATATGGCGATATGCATCGCTATATTCCTGTTTTGGCCGCGAATGCAGGCTTCCGGAAGATTACTGAAAAACCGGTTCAACACCAGGCCCGACCTTATGGAACTTCGAAATTTGGAACAGAACGTTTCGTTCGTGGATTTCTGGATTTAATTACACTTTGGTTTGTAAGCCGTTTTGGCGGTCGACCAATGCATTTCTTCGGAGCTGTCGGAACTGTAATGTTTATTGTCGGTTTTCTTTCCGCTTTATGGTTGGGAATTTCCAAGTTAATCGATGTTTCACAAGGTATTTACGGACATTTATTAACGAATAATGCCTGGTTTTTTATCGCCTTAACTATGATGATTATGGGATCGCTTCTTTTTATCGCCGGATTTTTAGGTGAAATGATTATCAGAACCAATAGACAACACGAAAATTATCACGTGGAGGAAATTATTTAA
- a CDS encoding putative signal transducing protein: MSELVPVFQSSYLYEIELAKTKLASRDIPSYIKNEYVNNIAVYPISQNYYLLVNPLDFEAAEIVLKENDELSETDFYTPSV, translated from the coding sequence ATGTCAGAATTAGTTCCTGTTTTTCAGTCTTCGTATTTATATGAGATTGAATTGGCAAAAACCAAACTTGCCTCCCGCGATATTCCAAGCTATATTAAAAATGAATACGTAAATAATATCGCCGTATATCCTATTTCCCAAAATTATTATTTGCTCGTCAACCCTCTGGACTTCGAAGCTGCAGAAATCGTTTTGAAAGAAAATGACGAACTCTCGGAAACTGATTTTTATACGCCATCGGTCTAA
- a CDS encoding M14 family zinc carboxypeptidase, with product MSMTLKYQQNPVFPNRYISPQKLFNFLQENYSRVITEVGTSYLGKPIYKMRLGEGSVKVLAWSQMHGNESNSTLAMLDLLEMFKHQPEIEKEIASNITLDFIFMLNPDGAEKWTRRNGLDIDLNRDFLKRSSKEFSILKKAVDKEEYDYALNLHEQRTIFSTDGVHPATLSFLAPSQDFERTVTETRKKTMAVIYRIYQKLNRELPHQIARYSDEFYPSSTGDNFTKMGIPCILFEGGHFPDDYKRTGTRKYYTLALYEALKAMASLKGATDDWLLYREIPENKESHYDIIYRNVKLNTDFECILDIAVQYKEEIKSGEEEISFTPIVVEVGDIGKKKGWKEIDCSGKTFVSSKSFPKLDEEVDFTIE from the coding sequence ATGTCCATGACTCTTAAGTATCAGCAAAACCCTGTTTTCCCAAACCGGTATATTTCCCCGCAAAAATTATTTAATTTCCTACAGGAGAATTACAGCCGGGTAATTACGGAGGTTGGTACTTCATATTTGGGAAAGCCGATTTATAAAATGAGGTTGGGAGAAGGAAGTGTCAAAGTGCTCGCGTGGTCTCAAATGCATGGGAATGAATCTAATTCAACACTTGCAATGCTTGATCTGCTTGAGATGTTTAAACATCAGCCAGAAATTGAAAAAGAAATAGCATCAAACATTACCCTTGATTTTATTTTTATGCTAAATCCCGATGGTGCGGAGAAATGGACAAGAAGAAATGGATTGGATATTGATCTTAACCGGGATTTCCTAAAACGGTCATCCAAAGAATTTTCCATCTTAAAAAAAGCAGTTGATAAGGAAGAGTATGACTATGCTTTAAATCTTCATGAACAGCGAACTATTTTCAGTACGGATGGTGTTCATCCGGCTACCCTTTCTTTTTTAGCTCCTTCTCAGGATTTTGAAAGGACCGTGACTGAAACAAGAAAAAAAACCATGGCGGTCATCTATAGGATTTACCAAAAACTAAATAGGGAACTTCCGCATCAGATTGCGCGATATTCCGATGAATTTTATCCCAGTTCTACGGGCGATAATTTCACGAAAATGGGAATTCCATGTATATTATTTGAAGGAGGCCACTTCCCCGATGATTATAAAAGAACTGGCACCCGAAAATATTATACCTTGGCTTTGTATGAAGCTTTAAAAGCGATGGCATCTTTAAAAGGTGCTACCGACGATTGGCTCTTATATAGAGAAATTCCCGAAAATAAAGAATCTCATTACGATATCATTTATCGAAATGTGAAACTGAATACTGATTTTGAATGTATTTTAGATATTGCAGTTCAATACAAAGAAGAAATAAAAAGTGGTGAAGAAGAAATTTCTTTCACCCCTATTGTAGTTGAAGTAGGCGATATTGGCAAAAAGAAGGGTTGGAAAGAAATAGACTGCAGCGGGAAAACTTTTGTGTCATCTAAGAGTTTCCCCAAATTAGATGAAGAAGTAGATTTTACTATTGAATAA